From Glycine soja cultivar W05 chromosome 4, ASM419377v2, whole genome shotgun sequence, the proteins below share one genomic window:
- the LOC114410682 gene encoding uncharacterized protein LOC114410682: protein MVCLEEQKVIFGTHSLVEEAEYWLENTRQCLEAEGQVVTWETFKRVFMEKYFPKDVRNKEMKFLELKQGNMTVVEYASKFEELVRYFPHYLGRDGESSKFLKFLNGLRPKVKQVVNYQGVY, encoded by the coding sequence ATGGTGTGTCTGGAGGAGCAGAAGGTTATTTTTGGTACACACAGTCTGGTAGAAGAAGCTGAGTATTGGTTGGAGAACACTCGCCAATGCTTGGAGGCTGAAGGCCAAGTTGTGACCTGGGAAACCTTCAAGAGGGTATTTATGGAGAAATACTTTCCTAAAGATGTTAGGAATAAGGAGATGAAGTTCCTAGAGCTCAAGCAGGGGAACATGACTGTGGTTGAATATGCATCCAAGTTTGAGGAACTAGTGAGGTACTTTCCTCATTACCTAGGAAGAGATGGTGAAAGTTCAAAATTCCTAAAGTTTCTGAACGGCTTGCGGCCTAAGGTGAAGCAAGTTGTGAACTATCAAGGTGTCTATTAG